TGGCCACGGTGGCAAGAGAAGATGGCCTCCATGGCTCTTCCTGTCCATCATTGGCCACGGTGGCAACAGAAAATGGCCTCCATGGCTCTTCCTGTCCATCATTGGCCACGGTGGCAACAGAAAATGGCCTCCATGGCTTCCTGTCCATCATTGGCCACGGTGGCAACAGAAAATGGCTGCCAAGCTGTTGCTTGTCCATCATTGGCTGTGGTGGCAGGAGAAGATGGCCGCCAAGGTTCCTCCTGACCATCATTGGCTGTGGTGGCCGAAGAAGATGGCTGCCAAGCCACACTGGCCACGGTGGTCAGACAAGATGGCTGCTGAGCTCCATCCTGGCCACTGTTGGCTATAGTAGATGGGACAAGATGGCCACTGAGCCATGTCCTGTCCATTGTTGGCCATGGCGGCAGGAGAAGATGGCCGCCAAGGCCGGCCCCGCCCATCATTGGCCATGGCTGGTGTGACAAGATGGCCGCTGAGCCATCTCCTGTCTTTTGTTGGCCGCGGAGGCAGGAGAAGATGGCGGCCAAGTCGCATCCCGTCCACCGCTGGCCATGGTGGAGGTGACAAGATGGCCGCCGAGCCACCCTGGCCACCATGGCGGGACAGGATGGCCGCCAAGTGACGTCCCATCTGCCACCGGCCATGCTTGGCGTGACAAGATGGCCGCTGGTGGCCAGAATGGGGCGGGGCCGTGGTGGCCCCAGTGGTGGCCTCGTCCCCAGCAGGGTCCTGGTGGCCCCagatgtccccaatgtccccaaccCCAGATGTCCCCTGGATGTCCCATCTCTGGTGGCCCCATTGTCCCAACTTTGGTGGCCTGAGATGTTCCTCAATGTCCCCAACCCCAGATGTCCCCATCCTTGGTGGCCCTGTTGTCCCAACTTTGGTGGCCCCAgatgtccccagtgtccccaaccccaGATGTCCCCACCCTTGGTGGCCCTGTTGTCCCATCTCTGGTGGCCCCAgatgtccccagtgtccccaaccccaGATGTCCCCACCCTTGGTGGCCCCGTTGTCCCATCCTTGGTGGCCCCAgatgtccccagtgtccccaaccccaGATGTCCCCACCCTTGGTGGCCCCGTTGTCCCAACTTTGGTGGCCCCAgatgtccccagtgtccccagccccagatGTCCCCACCCTTGGCGGCCCCGTTGTCCCATCCTTGGTGGCCCCAgatgtccccagtgtccccacccCAGATGTCCCCACCCTTGGTGGCCCCGTTGTCCCATCCTTGGTGGCCCCAGATGTCCTCAGTGTCCCCAACCCCAGATGTCCCGTGGATGTCCCATCTCTGGTGGCCCCGTTGTCCCATCCTTGGTGGCCCCAGATGTCCCtcagtgtccccagccccactggctCCAGGTCAATGTCCCCAGCGTCCCAattgtccccatgtccccgctgtccccatcctccccacgtccccaattgtccccgtgtccccgctgtccccattGCCCTCAttgcccccatgtccccatgtctctgctgtccccatcctccccaCCTCCCAATTGTCCCCCGCATCCCCAattgtccccacgtccccaatGGTCCCCACGTCCCCAGTTGTCCCCAATCGTCCCCAATGGTCCCCACATCCCCAAtcgtccccacgtccccaagCGTCCCCATGTCACCAATCATCGCCATGTCCCCAATcgtccccccatccccaattgtccccacgtccccaatCAACGCCACATCCCAGTCGTCCCCAATTGTCCCCCGCATCCCCAATCGTCCCCACGTTCCCAATTGTCCCCATGTCCCAAtcgtccccacgtccccaagtgtccccatgtccccaccatccccaatcgtccccaccctccccacaTCCCAAATCATCCCTACATCCCCAATcgtccccccatccccaattGTCCCCATGTCACCAATCATCGCCACGTCCCCAATCGTCCCCCGCATCCCCAattgtccccacgtccccaatCGTCCCCATGTCACCAATCATCCCCCGCATCCCCAATTGTCCCCATGTCCCAATTGTCCACACGTCCCCAAtcgtccccacgtccccaatcgtccccctgccccccaccatCCCCCCGTCCCCAattgtccccacgtccccaatcgtccccccatccccaattgtccccacgtccccaatCGTCCCCATGTCACCAATCATCGCCACGTCCCCAAttgtccccccatccccaatcgtcccccgccccccatcctccccccatccccaattgtccccacgtccccaatCAACGCCACATCCCCAATCGTCCCCCCGCATCCCCAATTGTCCCCACGTCCCAattgtccccacgtccccaatCGTCCCCCGTCCCCAATTGTCCCCATGTCACCAAACATCCCCCCGTCCCCAATCGTCCCCAATTGTCCCCCGCATCCCCAATTGTCCCCACGTCCCAAtcgtccccacgtccccaatcgtccccctgccccccgtcATCCCCCCGTCCCCAATTGTCCCCATGTCACCAATCATCGCCACGTCCCCAAttgtccccccatccccaattgtccccccgtccccaatcgtcccccccgccccccatcatccccctgtccccaatcgtccccacgtccccaatcgtccccctgcccccatcaTCCCCCCGTCCCCAATCGTCCCCCCGGCCCCAAtcgtccccccgccccccgccatccccccacccccaaccgccccccgccgcccccgccgcccccccgccctaGCAGGGGGAGGTGGAGAGGTGGCCGTGCTGGGGGTACTTGATGGCGGGGGGGTAATTCTGCGTCATCTGGATGGAGACGTCGGAGGAGGCGTCGGAGGGGCTGCGGGCGCGGGGCCAGGCGCGGGGCTGCAGGAACTGCCCCCGACAGCCCCGAGCAGGCGCTCAGCCGCGGCCGCAgcagccccgccggcgcccGGTACAGCTCCTCCTCCGCGTAGCGCTTGGTGAACAGGTACACCGACATCACGCCCGCGCCctgccggggatggggacagtggGCGAGGGTGGGCGAGGGTGGGCGAGGGTGAACAGGTACACCGACATCACGCCCGCGCCctgccggggatggggacagtggGCGAGGGTGGGCGAGGGTGGGTGAGGTGAACAGGGATACCAACATCGCGCCCGCACccggctggggatggggacgg
The genomic region above belongs to Pelecanus crispus isolate bPelCri1 unplaced genomic scaffold, bPelCri1.pri SCAFFOLD_149, whole genome shotgun sequence and contains:
- the LOC142596868 gene encoding LOW QUALITY PROTEIN: voltage-dependent calcium channel gamma-7 subunit-like (The sequence of the model RefSeq protein was modified relative to this genomic sequence to represent the inferred CDS: deleted 1 base in 1 codon), giving the protein LSLVVGLVLYISSINDEVMNRPSGSEQYFQYRYGWSFAFAASSFLLKEGAGVMSVYLFTKRYAEEELYRAPAGLLRPRLSACSGLSGQFLQPRAWPRARSPSDASSDVSIQMTQNYPPAIKYPQHGHLSTSPC